ACGGCCCAAGGCCAAGCACCACTCTAGCCCGAAACGCCGAAGGCGTCAAGACGAGAAGGCGCGTCCAGGCGCGCGGAACCGCGCGGGCGGTCAAAGCAACGGGGCCCCCGCGGGGGCCCCGGGACCCTGCCGGCGGGCTAGCGGCGGGCGGCGGCGAACTTCTCGCCCACCACGTCGAAGTTCACCACGTTCCAGAAGGCCGCGATGTAGTCGGGGCGGCGGTTCTGGTACTTGAGGTAGTAGGCGTGCTCCCAGACGTCGAGGCCGAGGATGGGGGTGAGGCCCTGCATCACCGGGTTGTCCTGGTTGGGGGTCGAGAGGACGTGCAGCCGGCCCCAGGGGTCGAGCGCCAGCCAGGCCCACCCCGAGCCGAAGCGGGTGGCCGCGGCCTTCGCGAAGACGTCCTTGAAGGCGTCGAAGGAGCCGAAGGCGTCTTCGATCGCCCAGGCCAGCTCGCCGCTGGGGGCGTGGGCGCCTCCGGGGGCGATGACCTCCCAGAAGAGGCTGTGGTTGAGGTGGCCGCCGCCGTTGTTGCGCACCGCGGTCTGGATCTCGGCGGGCAGCGCGGAAAGGTGGGTGAGCAGCTCCTCCAGGCCCGCCCCGTGCAGGAAGGCGTGGCCTTCCAGGGCCTTGTTCAGGTTGTTCACGTAGCCGCCGTGGTGCTTGGTGTGGTGGATCTCCATCGTGCGCGCGTCGATGTGCGGCTCCAGGGCGTCGTAGGCGTAACCAAGATCGGGCAGTTCAAACGGGTAAGGCATTCCAACCTCCTTCTTTCCCGCCCGCGGGGGGCGCATCCTTAGCATACTGCACCGTTTTACTCGGAATTGTCAAACGCCCGGGACGGCGCGCCGTCCCGGGCGTACCGGAGGAACCCCTAGCGTCCGGGGATGCCCGGCTCGGTCATCTTCCAGGGGTCGAGGATGGCGTTCAGCTCGTCCTCCGGGAGGACCTGCTCCTCGAGGCAGACCTCGCGCACGGTCTTGCCCTCGGCCACGGCCTTCTTGGCGATCTGGGCGGCGCGGTCGTAACCGATCACCGGCGCCAGGCTGGTCACCATGGCCAGGCTCCACTCCACGTAGCTCGCGGCCTTCTCGCGGTCGGCCTCCATGCCCACGACGGCCTTGTCGGTGAAGACGCGCACCGCGTTCGCCAGGAAGGTGATCGACTCGAGCAGGTTGCGCGCGATCACCGGCATCATCACGTTGAGGTCGAGGTTGCCGTGGGTGTTGGCGACCTGCACGGTGGTGGCGTTGCCGATGACCTGGGTGCAGACCATCATCAGCGCCTCCGCCATCACCGGGTTGACCTTCCCCGGCATGATCGAGGAGCCCGGCTGCACCGCCGGCAGCTTGATCTCGGCGATGCCGCAGCGGGGGCCGCTGGAGAGCCAGCGGATGTCGTTGGCCACCTTGATCAGGCCGGTCGCCACCGTGGCCAGCTGCCCGGCGAGTTCCACCGCGGCGTCCTTGGAGTGCTGGGCCTCGAAGTGGTTCGTCGCCTCGCGGAAGGGCATCCCGAAACGGGCGGCCAGCTTTTCGGCCACGCGGCGCCCGAACTCGGGGTGGGTGTTGATCCCGGTGCCCACCGCGGTGCCGCCCTGAGCCAGCTCGTAGACGCGCGGCAGGGTGCTCTCGATGCGCTCGATGGCAAGCTCGACCTGACGGGCCCAGCCGCTGGCCTCCTGGCCCATGCGGATGGGGGTGGCGTCCATCAGGTGGGTGCGCCCGATCTTGACCACGTCGTCCCAGGCCTTCGCTTTGTCGAGCAACGCCCGGTGCAGGTGCCTGAGCGCCGGCAGCAGCTTTTCGTTCACCTCGACGGCGAGGGAGACGTGGATCGCCGTGGGGATGGTGTCGTTGGACGACTGGCCGTAGTTGACGTGGTCGTTGGGGTGCACCGGTTCCTTGCCGCCGCGCCGGCCCGTCAGGATCTCGTTGGCGCGCCCCGCGATCACCTCGTTGGTGTTCATGTTGGTCGAGGTGCCCGAGCCGGTCTGGAAGACGTCGACCACGAACTGGTCGTCGAGCTTGCCCTCGATCACCTCCTCCGCGGCCTGGAGGATGGCGCGGGCGCGTTCCTCGTCGAGCAGCCCCAGCTCTAGGTTCACCGAAGCCGCGGCGTGCTTGATCGCCCCCATGGCCTGGATGAAGGTGCGGGGGAAGCGCAATCCGGAGATGGGGAAGTTCTCCACCGCGCGGGCCGTCTGGGCGCCGTAGTAGGCGTCGGCGGGAACCTTCAGCTCGCCCATCGAATCCTTCTCGATCCTGTATTCCATCGTCGACCTCCAGTCCAGATTCTACGACCCGTTTGTTGGACAGGCGTCCTAGGCGCTAGGATGCGGGCATGTCGTTCGTGGACGTGGTGATCGTCGGCGCGGGGCCGGTGGGGCTGGCCGCCGCGCTCGAGGCGGAGCGGTTCGGGCTGAGCGGCGTCGTCTTCGAGGCGCGCCGGCCGGCCGCGAGCATCGAGGGGTTTCCCGCCCGCATGCCCTTCTTTTCCGAGGCGCGCAAGATCGAGATCGGCGGTCACCCCATGGCCGTCCTCGGGGCCAAGCCCACGCGCGAGGAGGCGCTGGTCTACTACCGGCGCCTCGCCGAGCGGCTGCGCGCGCCCCTGGTCCACCGCACCCGCGTGACCGCCGTCGAGGGGGCGCGGGACGCCTTCCGCGTCCGGTTCGAGGGGCCCCGCGGTCCGGGCGAGGTCTGGGGGCGCACGGTGGTCGTGGCCACGGGCTACTTCTTCAACCCCCGGCGGCTGGGCGTACCCGGGGAGGAGGAGCCGATGGTCCGCTACGGCTACCGGGACGCGCTCGAGCACTGGGGGGAGCGGGTCGTGGTGGTCGGGGGCTCGAACAGCGCGGTGGAGGCCGCGCTCGACCTCTGGCGTGCGGGGGCGCGGGTTACGCTGGTGCACCGCGGCGAGGCGCTGCGCCCGGGCGTGAAGTACTGGTTGCGGCCCGACTTCGAGAACCGGGTGCGCGAGGGCGCGATCGCGGCCCGTTTCGCCACCCGGGTGCGGCGGTTCGAGCCCGGCCGGGTCGTGGTGGCGGGGCCCGGGGGCGAGGAGGCGCTCGAGGCCGACCGGGCGATCGTCCTCATCGGTTACCGCGCCGACGACGCGCTGCTGCGCACCGCGGGGGTCCGTTACGAGGGCGGCCGGCCGCGGCTCTCGGAGACCTTTGAGACGAGCGTGCCCGGCCTCTACGCCCTCGGAAGCGCGGGGTACGGCGAGGACGCCCGCAGCGTTTTCATCGAGAACGGACGCGAGCACGCCCGGATCGCCGTGGCCGCGATCGCCCGCGGTCTGGGCCGCTGAGCCTGCAGGCGAAGACCGGCGGTGGAAACCACCGCCGGTCTCGGACACGGGCGCGCGGGGAGGCTACTTGTTCTCGTGCTCCTCGCCGGCTTCGACGTCGCCCACTGGATCGGTCTTAAGGTTGAAGTTGATGTA
This genomic stretch from Oceanithermus profundus DSM 14977 harbors:
- a CDS encoding class II fumarate hydratase is translated as MEYRIEKDSMGELKVPADAYYGAQTARAVENFPISGLRFPRTFIQAMGAIKHAAASVNLELGLLDEERARAILQAAEEVIEGKLDDQFVVDVFQTGSGTSTNMNTNEVIAGRANEILTGRRGGKEPVHPNDHVNYGQSSNDTIPTAIHVSLAVEVNEKLLPALRHLHRALLDKAKAWDDVVKIGRTHLMDATPIRMGQEASGWARQVELAIERIESTLPRVYELAQGGTAVGTGINTHPEFGRRVAEKLAARFGMPFREATNHFEAQHSKDAAVELAGQLATVATGLIKVANDIRWLSSGPRCGIAEIKLPAVQPGSSIMPGKVNPVMAEALMMVCTQVIGNATTVQVANTHGNLDLNVMMPVIARNLLESITFLANAVRVFTDKAVVGMEADREKAASYVEWSLAMVTSLAPVIGYDRAAQIAKKAVAEGKTVREVCLEEQVLPEDELNAILDPWKMTEPGIPGR
- a CDS encoding superoxide dismutase: MPYPFELPDLGYAYDALEPHIDARTMEIHHTKHHGGYVNNLNKALEGHAFLHGAGLEELLTHLSALPAEIQTAVRNNGGGHLNHSLFWEVIAPGGAHAPSGELAWAIEDAFGSFDAFKDVFAKAAATRFGSGWAWLALDPWGRLHVLSTPNQDNPVMQGLTPILGLDVWEHAYYLKYQNRRPDYIAAFWNVVNFDVVGEKFAAARR
- a CDS encoding NAD(P)-binding domain-containing protein: MSFVDVVIVGAGPVGLAAALEAERFGLSGVVFEARRPAASIEGFPARMPFFSEARKIEIGGHPMAVLGAKPTREEALVYYRRLAERLRAPLVHRTRVTAVEGARDAFRVRFEGPRGPGEVWGRTVVVATGYFFNPRRLGVPGEEEPMVRYGYRDALEHWGERVVVVGGSNSAVEAALDLWRAGARVTLVHRGEALRPGVKYWLRPDFENRVREGAIAARFATRVRRFEPGRVVVAGPGGEEALEADRAIVLIGYRADDALLRTAGVRYEGGRPRLSETFETSVPGLYALGSAGYGEDARSVFIENGREHARIAVAAIARGLGR